From a region of the Synechococcus sp. RS9916 genome:
- a CDS encoding DEAD/DEAH box helicase yields MSLLHATWLPAIRTPTSSGRPALLVWADTWRVAEPAGPGVTPAIHPFTLSHDDLRAWLSERDLLPDGIIDATACLTLPSRTVKPRKKRGDTSPEPEGWTGLPLQAGEPIPKQTEWWPWQVQGLAIEPGAATAWLAKLPLSGRNPDLADELRWWSHMQRWALSLIARGRWIPQVELSKGEGYPHRARWVPLLNREEDRRRLEDLAARLPLVATCALPWREPTGRRSNRTTRLRPEAMRAANPVASCRPRSGRLRIATLLEGLVDAQLRTGFTPATEGLDPLLAAWQEALASDTGVIQLGDEEAERLATASNHWREGVAGNVAAARACLELETPDDGEDLWTLRFSLQAEADPTLKVPAGVAWACGPKGLQLGEIAVEHPGELLLEGMGRALTVFEPIARGLDSSTPEAMQLTPAEAFVLVRTAARQLRDVGVGVELPASLSGGLASRLGLSIKAELPEKSRGFTLGEPLDWEWELMIGGVTLTLRELERLAGKRSPLVRHKGAWIELRPNDLKNAEKFFAAKPDLSLDDALRLTATEGDTLMRMPVHRLEAGPRLQAVLEQYHQQKAPDPLPAPEGFCGQLRPYQERGLGWLSFLHRFDQGACLADDMGLGKTIQLLAFLQHLKAEQELKRPVLLVAPTSVLTNWKREATAFTPELEVKEHYGPRRPSTPAALKKALKGVDLVLTSYGLLQRDSELLESLDWQGMVIDEAQAIKNPSAKQSMAARDLARPGRNSRFRIALTGTPVENRVSELWALMDFLNPRVLGQEDFFRQRYRMPIERYGDMSSLRDLKARVGPFILRRLKTDKAIISDLPEKVELSEWVGLSKEQKSLYAKTVEDTLDAIARAPRGQRHGQVLGLLTKLKQICNHPALALKEEQATDDFLQRSAKLQRLEEILDEVIEAGDRALLFTQFAEWGHLLQGYLQRRWRSEVPFLSGSTSKKERQAMVDRFQEDPRGPQLFLLSLKAGGVGLNLTRASHVFHIDRWWNPAVENQATDRAYRIGQTNRVMVHKFITSGSVEEKIDRMIREKSRLAEDIIGSGEDWLGGLDMGQLKELVSLDDT; encoded by the coding sequence ATGAGCCTGCTGCACGCCACCTGGCTTCCAGCCATCCGCACTCCCACCAGTTCCGGACGTCCGGCGCTGCTGGTCTGGGCTGACACCTGGCGCGTAGCGGAACCGGCAGGCCCAGGCGTGACCCCGGCCATCCACCCTTTCACCCTCAGCCACGACGACCTGCGGGCCTGGCTGAGCGAGCGGGACCTCTTGCCCGACGGCATCATTGATGCCACTGCTTGTCTCACCCTGCCGAGCCGCACGGTGAAACCCCGCAAGAAGCGCGGCGACACCAGCCCGGAACCCGAAGGGTGGACCGGACTCCCCCTCCAAGCCGGTGAACCGATTCCCAAGCAGACGGAATGGTGGCCCTGGCAGGTGCAGGGTCTGGCGATCGAACCGGGTGCCGCCACCGCCTGGCTCGCCAAGCTGCCCCTGTCCGGCCGCAATCCCGACCTGGCCGATGAGCTGCGCTGGTGGAGTCACATGCAGCGCTGGGCCTTGAGCCTGATCGCCCGAGGGCGCTGGATTCCCCAAGTGGAACTGAGCAAAGGCGAGGGTTACCCCCACCGGGCCCGCTGGGTGCCTCTGCTCAACCGCGAGGAGGATCGCCGCCGCCTCGAGGACCTTGCAGCCCGTCTACCCCTGGTGGCCACCTGCGCTCTGCCCTGGCGTGAACCCACCGGCCGGCGCAGCAATCGCACCACCCGGCTGCGGCCTGAGGCGATGCGGGCCGCCAACCCCGTAGCCAGCTGCAGGCCCCGCAGCGGTCGCTTGCGCATCGCCACCTTGCTGGAAGGCCTGGTGGATGCCCAACTGCGCACGGGCTTCACACCCGCCACCGAAGGGCTCGATCCCCTGCTAGCGGCCTGGCAGGAGGCCCTCGCCTCAGACACCGGCGTGATCCAACTGGGCGATGAAGAAGCGGAGCGTCTGGCCACGGCCAGTAACCACTGGCGGGAAGGCGTCGCCGGCAACGTGGCGGCGGCCCGCGCCTGCCTGGAACTCGAAACTCCCGACGACGGAGAAGACCTCTGGACCCTGCGCTTCTCGTTGCAGGCCGAAGCAGATCCCACCTTGAAGGTGCCGGCGGGCGTGGCCTGGGCCTGCGGACCGAAGGGTCTGCAGCTGGGAGAAATCGCCGTGGAGCACCCCGGCGAATTGCTGCTGGAGGGCATGGGCCGGGCCCTCACCGTGTTCGAACCGATCGCCCGCGGCCTTGACAGCTCCACGCCCGAAGCCATGCAGCTCACCCCTGCGGAAGCCTTTGTGCTGGTGCGCACCGCCGCTCGCCAGCTGCGCGATGTGGGCGTGGGCGTTGAGCTACCCGCCAGCCTGTCGGGAGGTCTGGCCAGCCGCCTCGGCCTTTCCATCAAAGCGGAGCTGCCCGAGAAGTCTCGGGGATTCACCCTCGGAGAACCCCTTGACTGGGAATGGGAGCTGATGATCGGCGGCGTCACCCTGACGCTGCGGGAACTCGAACGCCTGGCGGGCAAACGCAGCCCCCTGGTGCGACACAAAGGGGCCTGGATCGAGCTGCGGCCCAACGACCTCAAGAACGCCGAGAAATTCTTTGCCGCCAAACCCGACCTCAGCCTCGATGACGCCCTGAGGCTCACGGCCACAGAAGGCGACACCCTGATGCGCATGCCGGTGCATCGGCTGGAAGCCGGCCCACGCCTGCAAGCGGTGCTGGAGCAATACCACCAACAGAAAGCACCGGATCCCCTGCCTGCACCGGAAGGGTTCTGCGGACAACTGCGTCCTTATCAGGAACGGGGCTTGGGTTGGCTGTCGTTCCTGCATCGCTTTGATCAGGGGGCTTGCCTGGCCGATGACATGGGACTGGGCAAGACGATCCAGCTGCTCGCCTTCCTGCAACACCTCAAGGCGGAACAAGAACTCAAGCGCCCGGTGCTGCTGGTGGCGCCCACCTCCGTGCTCACCAACTGGAAGCGAGAAGCAACGGCCTTCACTCCCGAGCTCGAGGTGAAAGAGCACTACGGCCCACGCCGGCCCTCCACCCCTGCAGCACTCAAGAAAGCCCTTAAGGGCGTGGATCTCGTGCTCACCAGCTACGGCCTACTGCAACGCGACAGCGAGCTGCTGGAGAGCCTCGACTGGCAGGGCATGGTGATTGATGAAGCCCAGGCGATCAAGAACCCCAGCGCCAAACAGAGCATGGCGGCAAGAGACCTGGCCCGCCCCGGCCGTAACAGCCGCTTCCGCATTGCCCTCACCGGCACACCGGTGGAAAACCGCGTCAGTGAGCTGTGGGCCTTGATGGACTTTCTCAACCCGCGCGTGCTGGGTCAGGAAGACTTTTTCCGTCAGCGCTACCGGATGCCGATCGAGCGCTACGGGGATATGTCGTCGCTGCGGGACCTCAAAGCCAGGGTTGGCCCCTTCATCCTGCGCCGGCTAAAAACTGATAAAGCGATTATTTCCGACCTTCCCGAAAAGGTGGAATTAAGTGAATGGGTGGGCTTGAGCAAGGAGCAGAAATCCCTCTACGCCAAAACTGTGGAAGACACCCTCGATGCCATCGCCCGTGCCCCCCGCGGCCAACGCCATGGCCAGGTGCTGGGCCTGCTCACCAAGCTCAAGCAAATCTGCAACCACCCTGCTCTGGCCCTCAAGGAAGAGCAGGCCACCGACGACTTCCTGCAGCGTTCCGCCAAGTTGCAACGGCTCGAAGAAATCCTCGATGAGGTGATCGAAGCCGGTGACCGGGCCCTGCTGTTCACCCAGTTCGCGGAATGGGGGCATCTGCTGCAGGGCTACCTGCAACGGCGCTGGCGCAGTGAAGTGCCTTTCCTCAGCGGCAGCACCAGCAAGAAAGAACGGCAGGCGATGGTCGATCGCTTCCAGGAGGATCCCCGCGGGCCGCAACTCTTCCTGCTGTCCTTGAAAGCGGGTGGTGTGGGCCTCAACCTCACTCGCGCCAGCCACGTGTTCCACATCGACCGCTGGTGGAACCCAGCCGTGGAAAACCAGGCCACCGACCGCGCCTACCGGATCGGCCAGACGAATCGTGTGATGGTGCACAAATTCATCACCAGTGGTTCAGTGGAAGAAAAGATCGACCGCATGATCCGCGAGAAGTCACGGCTCGCCGAAGACATCATCGGCTCCGGAGAAGACTGGCTCGGCGGGCTGGATATGGGCCAACTCAAAGAACTGGTCAGCCTCGACGACACTTGA